From a single Methanofollis sp. W23 genomic region:
- a CDS encoding heme-binding protein yields MTPPVQEMNQTMTETVPYEITGTAGAIEFRTYPALVLATVESAGDDPGFNLLFSYISGNNAPRHTISMTAPVITATKIPMTAPVVSDASTISFVMPPGKNLDEVPEPLDDRVRIVPVPEREVAVIRFRGTASQEEVEAAEARLRDGLEEAGVEPVGEAFLMRYNPPWVPGVLRRNEVGIEIRR; encoded by the coding sequence ATGACCCCTCCAGTACAGGAGATGAATCAGACCATGACCGAGACCGTCCCCTATGAGATCACCGGCACGGCAGGAGCGATCGAGTTCCGGACCTATCCCGCCCTGGTGCTCGCCACCGTCGAGAGTGCCGGGGATGACCCCGGGTTCAACCTGCTCTTCAGTTATATCTCGGGGAACAACGCCCCCCGGCATACCATCTCGATGACTGCGCCGGTCATCACCGCCACGAAGATCCCGATGACCGCCCCGGTCGTCTCTGATGCGAGCACGATCTCGTTTGTGATGCCCCCAGGGAAAAACCTCGACGAGGTTCCCGAACCCCTGGACGACCGGGTGCGGATCGTGCCGGTGCCCGAACGGGAGGTTGCCGTTATCCGGTTCAGGGGAACTGCGTCGCAGGAAGAAGTGGAGGCGGCAGAGGCGCGGCTGCGGGACGGACTCGAAGAGGCCGGGGTCGAACCGGTGGGAGAGGCGTTTCTGATGCGCTACAACCCGCCCTGGGTGCCGGGGGTTCTCAGGCGAAACGAGGTGGGGATCGAGATCAGACGCTGA
- a CDS encoding ATP-grasp domain-containing protein, translating into MIILEEPYVSRLLIETVAAMHLPVLANQTSKNLDLPDGTVLLSDDAFVARMQEETTKSGYRVYTNSEQSIAWIKDHLGFTGLPAQIDRCKDKVKFREMLRPLYPDFFYREVAADRLDDLDISALPRPFVIKPAVGFFSAGVYTVATDADWARVLASLTHEIDEIRAHYPPEVCDSGRFIIEEQIDGTEIAVDAYYTSDGTPVVLDILRHDFSAADDVDDKVYVTSAAVVREYLDPVLRLLKEINTLADLTAFPFHIELRVDDDGAMVPIELNPLRFAGWCTTDLALHAYDINVYRSFFEERAPDWDRILCEDAGRRYSLLVVKRPDGIDPAEIEGFDADRFLATFTRPLEWRPVDFRRYPVFGFLFTETDERTQDEIDRFLRSDQKEFVVFRADR; encoded by the coding sequence CCTTGAAGAACCCTACGTCTCCCGCCTCCTCATCGAGACCGTCGCCGCGATGCACCTGCCCGTCCTCGCGAACCAGACCTCGAAAAATCTGGATCTTCCCGACGGAACCGTCCTCCTCTCAGACGACGCCTTCGTCGCCAGGATGCAGGAGGAGACGACGAAGAGCGGGTACCGGGTCTACACCAACTCGGAACAGTCCATCGCCTGGATCAAAGACCACCTCGGGTTCACCGGCCTCCCGGCGCAAATCGACCGCTGCAAAGACAAGGTGAAGTTTCGGGAGATGCTCAGGCCCCTCTACCCAGATTTTTTCTACCGCGAAGTCGCGGCCGACCGACTGGACGACCTTGACATCTCCGCACTCCCCAGACCCTTCGTCATCAAACCCGCAGTCGGGTTCTTCAGCGCCGGGGTCTACACCGTCGCGACCGACGCCGACTGGGCCCGCGTGCTCGCCTCGCTCACGCATGAGATCGACGAGATCAGGGCGCACTATCCTCCTGAAGTCTGCGATTCGGGGCGGTTCATCATCGAAGAGCAGATCGACGGCACCGAAATCGCCGTGGACGCCTATTATACCTCTGACGGCACCCCGGTGGTCCTGGACATCCTCAGGCACGACTTCTCCGCGGCCGACGACGTGGACGACAAGGTCTACGTCACCTCGGCGGCGGTCGTCAGGGAATACCTCGACCCGGTCCTCAGACTGCTCAAAGAGATCAACACCCTCGCCGACCTCACCGCCTTCCCGTTCCATATCGAACTCAGGGTCGACGACGACGGCGCCATGGTCCCGATCGAGTTGAACCCGCTCAGGTTCGCCGGGTGGTGCACGACCGACCTCGCGCTGCACGCCTACGACATCAACGTCTACCGCTCCTTCTTCGAAGAGCGTGCACCCGACTGGGACCGCATCCTCTGCGAAGACGCGGGCAGGAGGTACTCCCTGCTGGTCGTGAAACGCCCCGACGGGATCGACCCGGCCGAGATCGAGGGGTTCGATGCCGACCGGTTCCTCGCGACCTTTACCCGCCCGCTCGAGTGGCGCCCGGTCGACTTCCGCAGGTACCCGGTCTTCGGCTTCCTCTTCACCGAGACCGACGAGCGCACCCAGGACGAGATCGACAGGTTCCTCCGGTCTGACCAGAAGGAATTCGTCGTGTTCCGGGCTGACCGGTGA
- a CDS encoding cupin domain-containing protein yields MHRTVLLILICFLLSAGCVSPTPSAEGAGEYAGLIGEEETPEIPANYSLGTVVIPPGNATPLHRMAGSTEFVFLTAGEAEIRCDNQTVTARAGESVLLPEGVLQSIASVGERDLRYVDVIEPPFTVENEISGDDLALLAGTTDGVPVVIPDPRAGAEWNLGADMRIYTLANPVLTEEAGLPIGYSVAYVELLPGGSIRYNRLNGSSEVVYVLDGEVEVFTPAGGGAVRVAAGSAAYVPPDEVKGYRNVAATNSTVLSFVDPAWTPERTEMLE; encoded by the coding sequence ATGCACAGGACGGTCCTCCTCATCCTCATCTGCTTCCTCCTCTCTGCCGGGTGCGTCTCCCCGACGCCGTCAGCAGAGGGGGCCGGAGAATATGCAGGGCTCATCGGCGAAGAAGAGACCCCTGAGATCCCGGCAAACTACAGCCTCGGGACCGTCGTCATCCCGCCGGGCAATGCCACGCCCCTGCACCGGATGGCCGGGAGCACCGAGTTCGTCTTCCTCACTGCGGGCGAGGCCGAGATCAGGTGCGACAACCAGACCGTGACCGCTCGTGCCGGCGAGAGCGTGCTCCTGCCAGAAGGCGTGCTCCAGTCGATCGCTTCGGTCGGGGAGCGCGATCTTCGGTACGTCGACGTGATCGAACCCCCCTTCACGGTGGAAAACGAAATCTCGGGCGACGACCTCGCACTCCTCGCGGGGACGACCGACGGCGTGCCAGTCGTCATCCCTGACCCGAGGGCCGGGGCTGAGTGGAACCTCGGGGCGGATATGAGGATCTACACCCTTGCAAACCCGGTGCTGACAGAGGAGGCGGGCCTCCCGATCGGCTACAGCGTCGCCTACGTCGAACTCCTCCCTGGCGGCTCGATCAGATACAACCGGCTCAACGGCTCGTCGGAGGTGGTCTATGTCCTCGACGGCGAGGTCGAGGTCTTCACCCCGGCAGGGGGCGGGGCGGTGCGGGTGGCGGCCGGGAGTGCGGCATATGTCCCGCCCGACGAGGTGAAGGGGTATCGGAATGTGGCGGCGACGAACTCGACGGTGCTCAGTTTCGTCGACCCGGCCTGGACGCCCGAGCGGACCGAGATGCTGGAGTGA